The following coding sequences are from one Planctomycetota bacterium window:
- a CDS encoding cell division protein FtsA, whose protein sequence is PAAPLADLAEARREVARLKARLLEVERAAAPEAPPPAPVEEAPPAPAPAPEPPPAAAVPAARRLHVESARSLLASGDLKHGKGLDIGTVNLVAAEQNDQGEVVLRLRRNAFIDVEITPYTKNMLTQLKVPYVVQGKRMYVLGDEAFELANVLNRNTRRPMKDGLISPKEQDALPVMKLLIGSILGEPRVPNEVCFYSVPGDPVDMDLSVAYHRDLFDAVLKALGYKPSHIIEGHAVVFAELADEDFTGIGISCGGGMFNICVAYKSMPALTFSTARSGDWVDFNVAQALGITPVKAALLKEKGVDLMSPRTREEDAIAIYYRNLIKYNLTNIAERFRAAENMPSFPDPISIVFSGGTAMAGNFIELVKAVFKELDFPIPVKDIRLARDPLHATAKGALAAAMLEMAGQPA, encoded by the coding sequence CCCGCCGCCCCTCTGGCGGATCTGGCCGAAGCCCGCCGCGAAGTGGCCCGCTTGAAGGCCCGTCTCCTCGAAGTCGAGCGGGCCGCCGCCCCCGAGGCGCCCCCTCCGGCGCCTGTCGAGGAGGCGCCCCCGGCGCCGGCGCCCGCCCCGGAGCCACCGCCGGCGGCCGCCGTGCCGGCGGCCCGGCGGCTGCATGTGGAGTCCGCCCGGTCGCTTCTGGCCTCAGGGGACCTCAAGCACGGCAAGGGACTCGACATCGGAACCGTGAACCTGGTCGCCGCGGAGCAGAACGACCAGGGGGAGGTCGTCCTGCGGCTGCGCCGCAACGCCTTCATCGACGTCGAGATTACTCCCTACACGAAGAACATGCTGACCCAGCTCAAGGTTCCCTACGTGGTCCAGGGAAAGCGCATGTACGTCCTGGGCGATGAGGCGTTCGAGCTGGCGAACGTCCTCAACCGCAACACGCGCCGGCCCATGAAGGACGGCCTCATCTCCCCCAAGGAGCAGGACGCCCTGCCGGTCATGAAGCTTCTCATCGGTTCGATCCTCGGGGAGCCCCGCGTTCCGAACGAGGTCTGCTTCTACTCGGTTCCCGGGGATCCCGTGGACATGGACCTTTCGGTGGCTTATCACCGCGACCTTTTCGACGCGGTGCTCAAGGCGTTGGGATACAAGCCCAGCCATATCATCGAGGGGCACGCCGTCGTCTTCGCCGAGCTGGCCGACGAGGACTTCACCGGCATCGGCATCTCCTGCGGCGGCGGCATGTTCAACATCTGCGTCGCGTACAAGTCCATGCCCGCGCTGACCTTCTCGACGGCCCGTTCGGGCGACTGGGTGGATTTCAACGTCGCCCAGGCGCTCGGCATCACCCCCGTCAAGGCCGCCCTCCTCAAGGAGAAGGGAGTCGATCTCATGAGCCCGAGAACCCGCGAGGAGGACGCGATCGCGATCTACTACCGGAACCTCATCAAGTACAACCTGACCAACATCGCCGAGCGGTTCCGGGCCGCCGAGAACATGCCGAGCTTCCCGGATCCGATCTCGATCGTCTTCTCGGGCGGAACGGCCATGGCGGGGAACTTCATCGAGCTCGTCAAGGCCGTCTTCAAGGAGCTCGACTTCCCGATCCCCGTCAAGGACATCCGGCTGGCCCGGGATCCGCTTCACGCCACGGCCAAGGGAGCCCTGGCGGCCGCCATGCTCGAGATGGCCGGCCAGCCCGCATGA
- the scpB gene encoding SMC-Scp complex subunit ScpB, producing the protein MDSLKAALEAVLFTCDEPLSLHRLKEIVPDSGPEEIKQALGELRREYEESGRAFALEEIAGGYQLLTRPQYADIIAKLKKSKADRKLSAAALETLAIIAYKQPIKRVDVEAIRGAASGELIRALMERHLVKIVGRDEVPGAPVLYGTTKEFLDTFGLKSIEDLPRPEEVK; encoded by the coding sequence GTGGATAGCCTGAAGGCGGCGCTCGAGGCGGTCCTCTTCACCTGTGACGAACCCCTGTCGCTCCATCGCCTGAAGGAAATTGTGCCCGACTCGGGGCCCGAGGAGATCAAGCAGGCCCTCGGCGAACTCCGCCGCGAATACGAGGAGTCCGGCCGGGCCTTCGCGCTGGAGGAAATCGCCGGAGGGTACCAGCTGTTGACCCGGCCCCAGTACGCCGATATAATCGCGAAACTCAAGAAATCCAAAGCGGATCGGAAGCTTTCCGCGGCGGCGCTCGAAACCCTGGCCATCATCGCGTACAAGCAGCCGATCAAGCGCGTGGATGTCGAGGCGATCCGCGGGGCCGCGTCCGGGGAACTGATTCGCGCCCTCATGGAGCGCCATCTCGTCAAAATCGTGGGACGCGACGAAGTGCCCGGAGCGCCTGTTCTGTACGGGACGACGAAGGAGTTCCTCGATACGTTCGGCCTGAAGTCGATCGAGGACCTGCCGAGGCCGGAAGAGGTCAAATGA
- the cobA gene encoding uroporphyrinogen-III C-methyltransferase: protein MSRPNKKGTVYLVGAGPGDLGLITVRGRELLGKADVVVYDHLVNPRLLDFAPRARRVYAGKRSDSHTLEQPEINRLLVREARAGRTVVRLKGGDPYIFGRGAEEAEALARARIPFEIVPGVTAAIGASTYAGIPLTHRERASQVTFVTGVTRKGELDAADLPRRGTLVVYMGHRTLGRLARKLIRLGWDPATPAATVSWATTPRQRTVRGTLATIAERAADLAAPSVTFIGRVVDLMPRLRWFENKPLFGRRVVVTRAREQSHELAHELEALGAEVVSFSTIRIRPVRVPPIRLRGRGFTHLAFTSRTAVDLFFRNLAGDARELAGLVVCAVGDQTARALRERGIRPDVVAAEFTSRALARELARRGVRGAHVFHPGADKMNPDFERLLEKSGARVTNLVLYRIDKVAPDNVSAVEGADWITFASAQTVRNFMAAVDGRPVRARVACIGPVTAREARRFGLKVRAVPRRFTFQALLEEIVKRS from the coding sequence GTGTCCCGGCCGAACAAGAAGGGAACCGTCTATCTCGTGGGCGCCGGCCCCGGAGATCTCGGCCTGATCACCGTACGGGGCCGCGAGCTCCTGGGGAAAGCCGACGTCGTCGTCTACGATCACCTCGTCAATCCCCGGCTCCTGGACTTCGCTCCCCGCGCGAGGCGCGTGTATGCCGGCAAACGGTCCGACAGCCACACGCTCGAACAGCCGGAGATCAACCGGCTCCTCGTGCGGGAAGCCCGCGCGGGGCGCACGGTCGTGCGCCTGAAGGGCGGGGATCCGTACATCTTCGGCAGGGGCGCCGAGGAGGCGGAGGCCCTCGCGCGCGCGCGGATTCCGTTCGAAATCGTCCCCGGCGTCACCGCCGCGATCGGCGCCTCGACCTACGCCGGGATCCCCCTGACCCACCGCGAACGCGCGTCGCAGGTCACCTTCGTGACGGGCGTGACGCGGAAGGGGGAGCTGGACGCGGCGGATCTTCCGCGGCGCGGCACCCTCGTCGTCTACATGGGACACCGGACGCTCGGCCGGCTGGCCCGCAAGCTCATCCGTCTCGGATGGGATCCCGCCACGCCCGCGGCCACGGTCTCCTGGGCCACCACGCCCCGGCAACGCACGGTGCGCGGGACCCTGGCGACGATCGCCGAACGCGCCGCGGACCTCGCGGCCCCTTCGGTCACGTTTATCGGCCGCGTGGTGGATCTCATGCCCCGCCTGCGATGGTTCGAAAACAAGCCTCTTTTCGGCAGGCGCGTGGTCGTCACGCGGGCCCGGGAGCAGTCGCACGAACTGGCGCATGAGCTCGAGGCCCTCGGGGCCGAGGTGGTCTCCTTTTCCACGATCCGCATCCGGCCGGTGCGCGTGCCTCCCATCCGGCTGCGCGGGCGGGGATTCACCCACCTCGCCTTCACGAGCCGCACGGCGGTCGACCTCTTCTTCAGGAACCTCGCGGGGGACGCCCGGGAACTCGCGGGACTCGTGGTCTGCGCCGTGGGGGACCAGACGGCCCGGGCGTTGCGGGAACGCGGCATCCGGCCCGACGTCGTCGCCGCGGAATTCACCAGCCGCGCGCTCGCGCGCGAGCTGGCGCGCCGCGGGGTGCGCGGCGCCCACGTCTTCCACCCCGGCGCCGACAAGATGAACCCCGATTTCGAGCGCCTTCTCGAGAAGAGCGGCGCCCGCGTCACCAACCTCGTGCTCTACCGGATCGACAAAGTCGCCCCCGACAACGTGAGCGCCGTGGAGGGAGCCGACTGGATCACCTTCGCCAGCGCCCAGACCGTGCGCAACTTCATGGCCGCGGTGGACGGCCGCCCCGTCCGGGCCCGCGTCGCCTGCATCGGCCCGGTGACGGCCCGCGAGGCGCGGCGGTTCGGCCTCAAGGTCCGCGCCGTTCCGCGACGGTTCACCTTCCAGGCGCTCCTCGAGGAAATCGTGAAAAGATCATGA
- the hemB gene encoding porphobilinogen synthase: MKTFLRNLRKSPGLRRLVRETELLPEDLVMPYFVRAGKAVRAPIPSMPGQYQLSIDELLRDARALVRAGVGSVILFGIPPRKDSRGSGAWARGGIVQQAVRALKDAIPDLVVITDVCLCEYTDHGHCGVLRDGDVDNDATLPLLARIAASQVEAGADVVAPSGMMDGAVAAIRRALPRTPILAYAAKYASAFYGPFRQAAESAPRFGDRAGYQMDPANAEEALREIDLDIREGADIIMVKPALAYLDVLRRAKEKFGWPTAAYNVSGEYAMIRAAGERGWIDEKKVVLEVLTSIKRSGADFILTYFAREAAEWIA, translated from the coding sequence ATGAAAACGTTCCTTCGAAACCTCCGGAAGTCCCCCGGCCTGAGGCGCCTGGTGCGGGAGACCGAGCTTCTGCCCGAAGACCTCGTCATGCCGTACTTCGTGCGGGCGGGGAAGGCCGTCCGCGCCCCCATCCCTTCCATGCCCGGACAGTATCAGCTCTCGATCGACGAACTCCTGCGCGACGCGCGAGCGCTCGTCCGCGCCGGAGTCGGAAGCGTGATCCTCTTCGGCATCCCCCCGCGCAAGGATTCCCGGGGGTCGGGCGCGTGGGCCCGGGGCGGCATCGTCCAGCAGGCGGTCCGCGCGCTCAAGGATGCGATCCCCGATCTCGTCGTCATCACGGACGTGTGCCTCTGCGAATACACCGACCACGGCCATTGCGGGGTGCTCCGGGACGGCGACGTGGACAACGACGCGACGCTGCCGCTTCTGGCGCGCATCGCGGCGTCCCAGGTCGAGGCGGGCGCGGACGTCGTGGCCCCGAGCGGCATGATGGACGGAGCGGTCGCCGCGATCCGCCGCGCGCTTCCGCGGACGCCCATTCTCGCGTACGCCGCCAAGTACGCCAGCGCGTTCTACGGCCCCTTCCGCCAGGCGGCCGAAAGCGCTCCCCGGTTCGGCGACCGCGCCGGCTACCAGATGGATCCGGCCAACGCGGAGGAGGCCCTTCGGGAGATCGACCTTGATATTCGCGAGGGGGCCGATATAATTATGGTGAAGCCTGCGCTCGCGTACCTCGACGTTCTCCGGCGGGCGAAGGAAAAATTCGGCTGGCCGACGGCCGCGTATAACGTGAGCGGCGAATACGCGATGATCCGGGCCGCCGGGGAGAGAGGGTGGATCGACGAGAAAAAGGTCGTTCTCGAGGTTCTCACCTCCATCAAGCGATCCGGAGCTGACTTTATCCTGACTTATTTTGCGAGAGAGGCGGCGGAGTGGATAGCCTGA